A region from the Oceanidesulfovibrio marinus genome encodes:
- a CDS encoding LysR family transcriptional regulator: MRVSISQLATLNAISQQESYAAAAKALGVSQPAVSAQIKRLEQEFDVKLVRRIGKRVRLTPLGEAVVEKARRALALLNDIDLSLTSAGGLMGGHFRVGLSCHNLVTDLLSRFMLTYPYVKVVAKMQDTYTLLEGMSEGLFDLVTVTLDAPHPDYVNYRYGVQDIVLCVAPWHPWAKRESVDVSELHGQRMVFRESSYTRTIFQRELAARKIAPVNTLELDTWESYMAAVVSGIGLGISLRDEVRDEGSVAAVRLSGAPMQATQYMIVHEDMKDARTVRAFLDLAFSSSADEDKSDES; encoded by the coding sequence ATGCGCGTCTCCATCTCCCAGCTCGCCACGCTCAACGCCATTTCCCAGCAAGAAAGCTACGCCGCGGCCGCCAAGGCCCTGGGCGTCAGCCAACCCGCCGTCTCGGCGCAGATCAAGCGCCTGGAGCAGGAGTTCGACGTCAAGCTTGTCCGGCGCATCGGCAAGCGGGTCCGGCTCACGCCACTGGGCGAGGCCGTGGTGGAGAAGGCGCGGCGAGCGCTGGCCCTGCTCAACGACATAGACCTCTCCCTCACCTCTGCCGGCGGGCTCATGGGCGGCCACTTCCGGGTGGGCCTCTCCTGCCACAACCTCGTTACGGACCTGCTCTCCCGCTTCATGCTGACCTACCCGTACGTCAAGGTCGTGGCCAAAATGCAGGACACCTACACCCTGCTGGAAGGCATGAGCGAGGGGCTGTTCGACCTCGTCACCGTGACTCTGGACGCGCCCCATCCCGACTATGTGAACTACCGCTACGGCGTGCAGGACATCGTGCTCTGCGTGGCGCCGTGGCACCCCTGGGCCAAGCGGGAAAGCGTGGACGTCTCCGAGCTCCATGGCCAGCGCATGGTCTTCCGCGAGAGCAGCTACACCCGGACCATCTTCCAGCGCGAGCTGGCCGCCCGGAAGATCGCGCCCGTGAACACGCTGGAGCTGGACACCTGGGAGTCGTACATGGCCGCCGTGGTCTCGGGCATCGGACTGGGTATTTCTCTGCGGGACGAGGTGCGCGACGAGGGCAGCGTGGCCGCGGTGCGACTCAGCGGCGCGCCCATGCAGGCCACGCAGTACATGATCGTACACGAGGATATGAAGGACGCGCGCACCGTACGCGCCTTTCTGGATCTGGCGTTCTCCAGCTCTGCGGATGAAGACAAAAGCGACGAATCATAA
- a CDS encoding ABC transporter substrate-binding protein: protein MLNLSGTVRRRALSAVAICAAFASVLMFGANVSTAHAAKTCPAATVADDMGITGEFPEQYELSEFTQGGCEMAYAENPEIAKLNAEIIGNPDLPPVAERLPQEPLVIAPYEAIGTYGGVLHGLSKGTESGTSDLLSIRHVNLVRYADDLKTVVPNVAKSWSWNDDYTVLTFTLRKGHKWSDGEPFTAEDVAFWYNDLILNPDVYEKTPDRWLFDGKPMKVEATDETTVVMSFPVPSPGILNRFAVDFGQPFQPKHFLKQFMPKYNPDADTLAKEKGLKDAAELLSKYYSGSDWKDVPTPLLSGFDTQVVPTLEAFIVVADTATGRRCVANPYFHMVDTAGNQLPYINVIDEQYVKDKEVQNLKITNGEVTFKEQAIFIEDYPLLKDNESKGDYAIDLAPTLGENIFYAFNTTDKDEELRKIFNDLRFRQAMSVAINRDEINELVFFGQGVPMQATPAEPETVNFVSDENKNAFIEYDPAAAKELLAGMGLKDSDGDGILERFDGKPLVVRLIYSNQGAPVKIHELVRDYWGKVGVRIDLKEVTSDEYRAAANNNDLDLTTWKNDGSAAPAISQDVTAMIPPFGDYFNPGTGFGWAAWKTSDGKDGIEPPADVMELYELTDKFLQQPIGTPGSDAIGKEIVDIHVKNLWKIGTVGNTKGPVMHSNSLGNFHPFKAKSYDYYWTYPYRGFQWFIKK from the coding sequence ATGTTGAATCTTTCTGGAACCGTGCGCCGTCGTGCGCTTTCGGCCGTCGCGATCTGCGCGGCGTTCGCGTCCGTCCTGATGTTCGGGGCGAATGTGTCCACCGCCCATGCGGCAAAGACCTGCCCGGCTGCAACCGTGGCCGACGACATGGGCATCACCGGCGAGTTCCCGGAGCAGTATGAGCTCTCCGAGTTCACGCAGGGCGGCTGCGAGATGGCCTATGCCGAAAACCCGGAAATCGCCAAGTTGAATGCCGAGATCATCGGCAACCCCGATCTTCCCCCCGTGGCCGAGCGCCTGCCCCAGGAGCCCCTGGTCATCGCCCCGTACGAGGCCATCGGCACTTACGGCGGCGTGCTGCACGGCCTGTCCAAGGGCACGGAGTCCGGCACCTCGGACCTTCTGTCCATCCGCCATGTCAACCTGGTGCGCTACGCCGACGACCTGAAGACCGTGGTGCCCAACGTGGCCAAGTCGTGGAGCTGGAACGACGACTACACCGTGCTCACCTTCACGCTACGCAAGGGCCACAAGTGGTCTGACGGCGAGCCCTTCACGGCCGAGGACGTGGCCTTCTGGTACAACGATTTGATCCTTAACCCCGACGTCTATGAGAAGACTCCGGACCGCTGGCTCTTTGACGGCAAGCCCATGAAGGTGGAGGCCACGGACGAGACCACCGTGGTGATGAGCTTCCCGGTTCCCAGCCCCGGCATTCTCAACCGCTTCGCCGTGGACTTCGGCCAGCCCTTCCAGCCCAAGCATTTCCTTAAGCAGTTCATGCCCAAGTACAATCCGGACGCGGACACGCTGGCCAAGGAGAAGGGCCTGAAGGACGCGGCCGAACTGCTCTCCAAGTACTACTCCGGCTCCGACTGGAAGGACGTGCCCACCCCGCTGCTCTCCGGCTTCGACACCCAGGTGGTGCCCACCCTGGAGGCCTTCATCGTGGTTGCGGACACCGCCACCGGCCGCCGCTGCGTGGCCAACCCGTACTTCCACATGGTGGATACGGCCGGCAACCAGCTTCCCTACATCAACGTCATCGACGAGCAGTACGTGAAGGACAAGGAGGTCCAGAACCTGAAGATCACCAACGGCGAGGTGACTTTCAAGGAGCAGGCCATCTTCATCGAGGATTACCCGCTGCTCAAGGACAACGAGTCCAAGGGCGACTACGCCATCGATCTGGCCCCCACCCTGGGCGAGAACATCTTCTATGCCTTCAACACCACGGACAAGGACGAGGAGCTGCGCAAGATATTCAACGACCTCCGTTTCCGCCAAGCCATGTCCGTGGCCATCAACCGCGACGAGATCAACGAGTTGGTCTTCTTCGGCCAGGGCGTGCCCATGCAGGCCACCCCGGCGGAGCCCGAGACCGTGAACTTCGTCTCTGACGAGAACAAGAACGCCTTCATCGAGTACGACCCGGCCGCCGCCAAGGAGCTGCTGGCAGGCATGGGCCTCAAGGACTCCGACGGCGACGGCATTCTGGAGCGCTTTGACGGCAAGCCCCTGGTCGTCCGCCTGATCTACTCCAACCAGGGCGCCCCGGTGAAGATCCACGAGCTGGTGCGCGACTACTGGGGCAAGGTGGGCGTGCGCATCGATCTCAAGGAGGTCACCTCCGACGAGTATCGCGCCGCGGCCAACAACAATGACCTCGATCTGACCACCTGGAAGAACGACGGCTCGGCCGCGCCGGCCATCTCCCAGGACGTCACCGCCATGATCCCGCCCTTCGGCGACTACTTCAACCCCGGCACCGGCTTTGGCTGGGCCGCCTGGAAGACCTCCGACGGCAAGGACGGCATCGAGCCCCCGGCCGACGTGATGGAGCTCTACGAACTGACCGACAAGTTCCTGCAGCAGCCCATCGGCACGCCCGGGTCCGACGCCATCGGCAAGGAGATCGTGGACATCCACGTCAAGAACCTCTGGAAGATCGGCACGGTGGGCAACACCAAGGGTCCGGTCATGCACAGCAACTCGCTGGGCAACTTCCACCCGTTCAAAGCCAAGAGCTACGACTACTACTGGACCTACCCCTACCGCGGGTTCCAGTGGTTCATCAAAAAGTAA
- a CDS encoding alkaline phosphatase family protein, with the protein MADTLILVLIDGLGLQSACEAMGYMNALCEARLARLHPVRSELPSLSRPLYECILTGVQPVHSGIVDNAVVRLSTQQSVFHLAANAGLRTAAAAYYFISELYNESPYNAVRHRFQDDAGKPIQHSCFYDNDSYPDDHLLLDAEYLRRRHDPHFLLIHPMNVDDAGHREGGHSPHYRNTVRRLDSLLSLYMPAWLEQGYQVMVTSDHGVNGDCTHGGTLPQERDVPLFVAGDRFNLDCMESPDQTMLCGLACDILGIEGHGKPTLPGFLR; encoded by the coding sequence ATGGCGGACACACTCATTCTGGTACTCATCGACGGCCTGGGCCTGCAAAGCGCCTGCGAGGCCATGGGCTACATGAACGCCCTATGCGAGGCGCGGCTCGCCAGGCTACACCCTGTGCGCAGCGAGCTGCCGTCCCTGTCCCGGCCGCTGTACGAGTGCATCCTCACAGGCGTGCAGCCCGTGCACAGCGGTATTGTGGACAACGCTGTGGTCCGGCTCTCTACGCAGCAGAGCGTGTTCCACCTTGCCGCGAACGCCGGCCTGCGCACGGCCGCGGCGGCCTACTACTTCATCAGCGAGCTGTACAACGAAAGCCCGTACAACGCCGTGCGCCACCGCTTCCAGGACGATGCGGGCAAGCCCATCCAGCACAGCTGCTTCTATGACAACGACAGCTACCCCGACGACCACCTGCTGCTGGACGCCGAGTACCTCCGCCGCCGGCACGATCCGCACTTCCTGCTGATTCATCCCATGAACGTGGACGACGCCGGCCACCGCGAGGGCGGGCACTCCCCCCACTACCGCAACACGGTGCGGCGGCTGGACTCCCTGCTCTCGCTCTATATGCCGGCGTGGCTGGAACAGGGATATCAGGTGATGGTGACGAGCGACCACGGCGTGAACGGCGACTGCACCCACGGTGGGACCCTGCCACAGGAGCGCGACGTTCCGCTGTTCGTGGCCGGGGACAGGTTCAACCTCGACTGCATGGAATCGCCGGACCAGACCATGCTCTGCGGTCTTGCCTGCGACATCCTGGGCATCGAAGGCCACGGCAAGCCCACCCTGCCCGGCTTCTTGCGCTGA
- a CDS encoding ABC transporter ATP-binding protein, whose amino-acid sequence MMNTATEQAAEPVLDVRNLSVSFRTDEGVVQAVENLDFAAYKGRTLGIVGESGSGKSVSTKACIRLLPRNAVIPPDSRITLKRKDGKTIDVTSLSPGSRTLRRIRGGEIGMIFQEPMASFSPVYTIGNQMSEAIRLHRSMNRAEAREFAEGMLARVGIFNPSMCFDQYVHELSGGMRQRAMIAMTLAMNPSILVADEPTTALDVTIQAQILDLMRELQDEFDMSMIFITHDMAIIAQVADEIAVMYLGRILERGPAREVIRNPQHPYTQGLLQAIPSLKSLKRRLTPIAGDIPSPLERPQGCPFHTRCIHRIEDRCDQVMPAETHATPLSSVRCHLYGESTHGC is encoded by the coding sequence ATGATGAACACAGCCACCGAGCAGGCCGCCGAGCCCGTTCTGGACGTCAGGAACCTCAGCGTCTCCTTCCGCACGGACGAGGGCGTTGTGCAGGCCGTGGAGAACCTCGACTTCGCCGCGTACAAGGGCAGGACCCTGGGCATCGTAGGCGAGTCCGGCTCCGGCAAGAGCGTGAGCACCAAGGCGTGCATCCGTCTGCTGCCCAGGAACGCGGTGATTCCGCCAGACTCGCGCATCACCCTGAAGCGCAAGGACGGCAAGACCATTGACGTCACGTCTCTGTCGCCGGGGTCCAGGACGCTGCGCCGCATCCGCGGCGGCGAGATCGGCATGATCTTCCAGGAGCCCATGGCCTCCTTCTCGCCGGTCTACACCATAGGCAACCAGATGAGCGAGGCCATCCGCCTGCACCGCTCCATGAACCGGGCCGAGGCGCGGGAGTTCGCCGAGGGCATGCTGGCGCGGGTGGGCATCTTCAACCCGTCCATGTGCTTCGACCAGTACGTGCACGAGCTCTCCGGCGGCATGCGCCAGCGCGCCATGATCGCCATGACCCTGGCCATGAACCCATCCATCCTGGTGGCGGACGAGCCCACCACGGCCCTGGACGTGACCATCCAGGCGCAGATTCTGGACCTCATGCGCGAGCTGCAGGACGAGTTCGACATGTCCATGATCTTCATCACCCACGACATGGCCATCATCGCCCAGGTGGCCGACGAGATCGCGGTGATGTACCTGGGCCGCATCCTGGAGCGCGGGCCCGCCCGCGAGGTCATCAGGAACCCGCAGCATCCCTACACCCAGGGGCTGCTTCAGGCCATTCCGTCGCTGAAGAGCCTCAAGCGCAGGCTCACGCCCATTGCCGGCGACATCCCCAGCCCGCTGGAGCGGCCGCAGGGCTGTCCCTTCCACACCCGCTGCATCCACCGCATCGAGGACCGCTGCGACCAGGTCATGCCGGCGGAGACCCACGCCACGCCGCTGAGCAGCGTGCGCTGCCATCTGTATGGGGAGAGCACCCATGGCTGCTGA
- a CDS encoding ABC transporter permease — translation MANRILGMVITLFLVSIMVFFLMELPPGDYADRYAFRKYSGTGVKVTESDIQTIRSQFGLDKPAWQRYLHWMGDIVVKGDFGQAFAFETSVNKVVGERLWLTLCILYTTLILTYVISIPIGIYAAVRRHSIADYSLTVVSYLGLALPNFLLALTLLYVSVTVFNTSVGGLFSHGMEDAPWSMAKALDLFHHLLIPAIVLAWSATALQLQTVRATMLDELNKLSVTAARARGLPERRLLVKYPARLAINPVVSTIGFDVNRIFSELPIVALVLGLPELGELLIQSFLDLDMYVAGAILLMLAFFIVVMNFVSDVMLAVIDPRIRLQEG, via the coding sequence ATGGCAAATCGTATCCTGGGAATGGTCATCACCCTGTTCCTCGTCTCCATCATGGTCTTTTTCCTCATGGAGCTGCCGCCCGGCGACTACGCGGACCGCTACGCCTTCCGCAAGTACTCGGGCACCGGGGTCAAGGTCACGGAGTCGGACATCCAGACCATCCGCAGCCAGTTCGGCCTGGATAAGCCCGCCTGGCAGCGTTACCTCCACTGGATGGGCGACATCGTCGTGAAGGGCGACTTCGGCCAGGCCTTTGCCTTTGAGACGTCGGTGAACAAGGTGGTGGGCGAGCGCCTCTGGCTCACCCTGTGCATCCTCTACACCACGCTCATCCTCACCTACGTCATCTCCATCCCCATAGGCATCTACGCCGCGGTGCGACGGCATTCCATCGCGGACTACTCGCTCACTGTGGTTAGCTACCTGGGCCTTGCGCTGCCCAACTTCCTTCTCGCGCTCACGCTGCTCTACGTCAGCGTCACGGTGTTCAACACCTCGGTGGGCGGGCTCTTTTCCCACGGCATGGAGGATGCGCCGTGGAGCATGGCCAAGGCGCTGGACCTCTTCCATCACCTGCTTATTCCGGCCATCGTGCTCGCCTGGTCGGCCACGGCCCTGCAGCTGCAGACCGTGCGCGCCACCATGCTGGACGAGCTGAACAAGCTGTCCGTCACCGCGGCCCGGGCGCGGGGGCTGCCGGAGCGCAGGCTTCTGGTCAAGTACCCGGCGCGGCTGGCCATCAACCCGGTGGTCAGCACCATCGGCTTCGACGTGAACCGCATCTTCTCCGAGCTGCCTATCGTGGCCCTGGTGCTGGGCCTGCCAGAGCTTGGCGAGCTGCTCATCCAGTCGTTCCTCGATCTCGACATGTACGTGGCCGGCGCCATCCTGCTGATGCTGGCCTTCTTCATCGTGGTCATGAATTTTGTCTCCGATGTGATGCTGGCCGTCATCGACCCGCGTATCAGGCTTCAGGAAGGGTAA
- a CDS encoding ABC transporter ATP-binding protein, whose amino-acid sequence MAAEREPLIEVKDLEVHFTVKGGGLLKRSTKTVRAVDGVSFSIRRNETLGLVGESGSGKTTIGRAILRAINPSAGEVIFHANGSPVRVDKLEGRELRRFRNHMQLIFQDPYGSLNPRMTVRDIIAEPLICHPGGSTGSLNPRMTAGEIIAEPLEAANGNLSNKEINDRVRRIAAKCKLNLEHLRRFPHAFSGGQRQRVCIARALVANPSFVVCDESVAALDVSIQAEIINLLADLQREMRVSYLFIAHDLSVVAQISDRVAVLYVGRLVELAPTEAIFFEPLHPYTHALLSAVPTVDEDVPFEPIALEGEVPDPSDPPPGCRFHTRCPYAVERCAQETPQWREVRPEHFVACHFAGELDLRGKG is encoded by the coding sequence ATGGCTGCTGAACGCGAACCACTCATTGAGGTCAAGGATCTCGAGGTCCACTTTACGGTCAAGGGCGGCGGTCTCCTCAAGCGCTCCACCAAAACGGTGCGCGCCGTGGACGGCGTCAGCTTCTCTATACGCCGCAACGAAACGCTCGGCCTCGTGGGCGAGTCCGGCTCCGGCAAGACCACCATCGGCCGGGCCATTCTGCGCGCCATCAACCCCTCGGCCGGGGAGGTGATCTTCCACGCCAACGGCTCCCCCGTGCGCGTGGACAAGCTGGAGGGCAGAGAGCTGCGCCGCTTCCGCAACCACATGCAGCTCATCTTCCAGGACCCGTACGGCTCCCTGAACCCGCGGATGACCGTGCGCGACATCATTGCCGAGCCGCTCATCTGTCATCCCGGCGGCTCCACCGGCTCGTTGAACCCGCGCATGACCGCCGGCGAGATCATCGCCGAGCCTCTGGAGGCGGCCAACGGCAATCTTTCCAACAAGGAGATCAACGACAGGGTGCGGCGCATCGCGGCCAAGTGCAAGCTCAACCTGGAGCACCTGCGCCGTTTTCCCCACGCCTTCAGCGGCGGGCAGCGCCAGCGCGTGTGCATTGCCCGCGCCCTGGTGGCCAACCCCAGCTTCGTGGTCTGCGACGAGTCCGTGGCTGCCCTGGACGTCTCCATCCAGGCCGAGATCATCAACCTCTTGGCCGATCTCCAGCGGGAGATGCGCGTCTCCTACCTCTTCATCGCGCACGACCTCTCCGTGGTGGCCCAGATATCGGACCGCGTGGCCGTGCTCTACGTGGGCAGGCTTGTGGAGCTGGCCCCCACGGAGGCCATCTTCTTCGAACCGCTACACCCATACACCCATGCCTTGCTCTCCGCCGTGCCCACGGTGGATGAGGACGTACCCTTCGAACCAATCGCCCTGGAAGGCGAAGTACCGGACCCGAGCGATCCACCGCCCGGATGCCGGTTCCACACCCGCTGCCCCTACGCCGTAGAGCGCTGCGCCCAGGAGACTCCCCAGTGGCGGGAGGTCCGGCCCGAGCACTTCGTGGCCTGCCACTTTGCCGGGGAGCTGGACCTGCGCGGCAAGGGGTAG
- a CDS encoding ABC transporter permease, with protein sequence MTTEIALDSGLIEGREDEKKLKYYTASQWELVLWRFRRHKVAMAGALVLAAMLVSGIFAGFFAPYTVTQRDSDYVYGPPQMPTFWDSHGVSLQPFIHGLTTKRDPVTLRKIATVDPDTRKYVGFFVKGEPYEILGLVGWDVHLFGVDGGMVHLFGTDEFGRDVFSRTLYASATSLSIGILGVLVAFVLALIIGGIAGYFGGWIDYVIQRITEVIRVVPIIPLYMGLAAAFPREWSNTEVYFAMMLVFGLVGWPTLSRRIRSHLLSQRTEDYVLAARLAGATPFRIITKHLLPSFTSYIIVDLVISFPYMILSETALSFIGLGLRPPSVSWGILLQDAQNVRAIEQAPWLFIPALFVVVAVLSFTVLGDGLRDAADPYTVSD encoded by the coding sequence ATGACGACCGAAATAGCTCTGGACTCCGGCCTGATTGAAGGTCGGGAGGATGAAAAGAAGCTCAAGTATTACACGGCGTCCCAGTGGGAGCTCGTGCTCTGGCGCTTCCGCCGGCACAAGGTGGCCATGGCCGGTGCCCTGGTACTGGCCGCCATGCTGGTCTCCGGAATATTCGCCGGCTTCTTCGCCCCGTACACCGTGACCCAGCGCGACAGCGACTACGTATATGGCCCGCCGCAAATGCCCACGTTCTGGGACTCCCACGGCGTCTCCCTGCAGCCCTTTATCCACGGCCTGACCACCAAGCGCGACCCCGTGACCCTACGCAAGATCGCCACCGTGGACCCGGACACGCGCAAGTATGTCGGCTTTTTCGTGAAGGGCGAGCCGTACGAGATTCTGGGCCTGGTGGGCTGGGACGTGCACCTCTTCGGCGTGGACGGCGGCATGGTCCACCTTTTCGGCACGGACGAGTTCGGCCGCGACGTCTTTTCCCGCACGCTGTACGCCTCGGCCACATCGCTCTCCATCGGCATTCTCGGCGTGCTCGTGGCCTTTGTGCTGGCGCTGATCATCGGCGGCATTGCCGGGTACTTCGGCGGCTGGATCGACTACGTGATCCAGCGCATTACCGAGGTCATCCGCGTGGTGCCCATCATTCCTCTGTACATGGGGCTGGCCGCGGCCTTCCCGCGGGAGTGGTCCAACACGGAAGTCTACTTCGCCATGATGCTCGTGTTCGGCCTGGTGGGCTGGCCCACGCTTTCCCGCCGCATCCGCTCGCACCTGCTTTCCCAGCGCACCGAGGACTACGTGCTGGCGGCCAGGCTGGCCGGGGCAACGCCGTTCCGGATCATCACCAAGCACCTCCTGCCCAGCTTCACCAGCTACATCATCGTCGATCTCGTCATCAGCTTTCCCTACATGATCCTCAGCGAGACAGCGCTTTCCTTCATCGGCCTGGGCCTGCGGCCGCCCAGCGTTTCCTGGGGCATCCTGCTGCAGGACGCGCAGAACGTGCGCGCCATCGAGCAGGCGCCGTGGCTCTTCATTCCGGCGCTGTTCGTGGTCGTGGCCGTGCTTTCATTCACTGTTCTGGGCGACGGCCTGCGCGATGCGGCCGACCCCTACACCGTTTCCGATTGA